In Pseudoliparis swirei isolate HS2019 ecotype Mariana Trench chromosome 9, NWPU_hadal_v1, whole genome shotgun sequence, a genomic segment contains:
- the LOC130199641 gene encoding glycogen debranching enzyme-like, whose translation MFIPGRIEEVVLEARTVERPAAGYVKDGRFINGMPEYSVEIREHLPVQDSSVVTLAAVTSKGPSEFVQEVTFQKLTPGSVIAFRVSLDPKAQQVAGVLRFYLSQFSPKYKRGRWLLGELLLDGLPADFYKHFWKCLGADLWEGGLVPGEGGGCAELSSSGPERY comes from the exons ATGTTCATCCCCG GGAGGATCGAGGAGGTGGTCCTGGAGGCCCGCACCGTGGAGCGGCCCGCCGCAGGCTACGTGAAGGACGGCCGCTTCATCAACGGCATGCCAGAGTACAGCGTGGAGATCAGGGAGCACCTCCCG GTGCAGGACAGCTCCGTGGTGACGCTGGCTGCTGTGACCTCTAAAGGACCTTCAGAGTTTGTGCAGGAGGTCACCTTCCAGAAGCTGACCCCGGGCAGCGTCATCGCCTTCAG GGTGAGTCTGGACCCCAAGGCCCAGCAGGTGGCCGGGGTGCTGAGGTTCTACCTGTCCCAGTTCAGCCCGAAGTACAAGAGAGGCAG ATGGCTGCTGGGAGAGCTCCTGCTGGACGGGCTGCCGGCAGACTTCTACAAGCACTTCTGGAAGTGTTTGGGAGCCGACCTgtgggag GGAGGCTTGGTGCCTGGTGAAGGTGGGGGGTGCGCTGAGCTGTCCAGTTCAGGTCCAGAGAGGTATTAG